A genomic window from Paraburkholderia phytofirmans OLGA172 includes:
- a CDS encoding rod shape-determining protein: protein MARPTPHYPLFDRLFRHSVAVDLGTANTLIYTDNGGIVLNEPSVVAFQKESAAGQKRVAAVGTEARQLLGRAPVNVEAVRPMRHGVIANFPAAEQMIRQFVDMARPRPLFSRRAAFTVCVPAGATQVERRAIKEAAVAAGAWKVSLIGESLASAVGAGLPVSEAIGSMVVDIGGGATEVGVISLGGLAYSGSIRVGGDSFDMAIVSYVRNLYGVLLGEQTAEHVKKGIGSALRDVPVEHMNATGRSVDDGLPRTVQLSNHDIADAIEGPLRQVIGAVKRALETAPAELVTDIAHSGIVLTGGGALLGNLGRRLTNELGLEVHVADEPLTCAVRGAGAAAAAGLFDDGVYE from the coding sequence ATGGCCAGACCGACGCCGCATTACCCGCTTTTCGATCGACTGTTCCGCCATTCCGTGGCGGTGGACCTCGGCACGGCCAATACCCTCATCTATACCGACAACGGCGGCATCGTGCTGAACGAGCCGTCCGTCGTGGCTTTCCAGAAAGAATCCGCCGCCGGGCAAAAACGCGTGGCGGCAGTGGGCACCGAAGCGCGCCAGCTGCTCGGCCGCGCGCCGGTCAACGTCGAAGCCGTGCGGCCGATGCGGCACGGCGTGATCGCCAATTTTCCAGCTGCCGAGCAGATGATCCGGCAATTCGTCGACATGGCCCGCCCGCGGCCGCTGTTCAGCCGGCGCGCCGCGTTCACCGTGTGCGTGCCGGCGGGCGCCACCCAGGTCGAGCGTCGCGCGATCAAGGAAGCCGCGGTGGCGGCCGGCGCGTGGAAGGTCAGTCTGATCGGCGAATCGCTGGCGTCGGCGGTCGGTGCGGGCCTGCCGGTATCTGAGGCGATCGGCTCAATGGTGGTCGACATCGGCGGCGGCGCGACCGAAGTCGGCGTGATCTCGCTCGGCGGCCTCGCCTATAGCGGCTCGATTCGCGTGGGCGGCGACAGTTTCGACATGGCGATCGTCAGTTACGTGCGCAACCTGTATGGCGTGCTGCTCGGCGAGCAAACCGCCGAACATGTCAAGAAGGGCATCGGTTCGGCCCTGCGCGACGTGCCGGTCGAGCATATGAACGCGACCGGGCGCAGCGTCGACGACGGCTTGCCGCGCACGGTTCAGTTGAGCAACCACGATATTGCCGATGCGATCGAGGGCCCGCTGCGTCAGGTGATCGGCGCCGTGAAGCGCGCGCTTGAAACGGCGCCGGCCGAACTGGTGACCGATATCGCGCACAGCGGCATCGTGCTGACCGGCGGCGGCGCGCTGCTCGGCAATCTGGGCCGCCGCCTGACCAATGAACTCGGCCTCGAGGTCCACGTCGCGGACGAACCGCTCACATGCGCCGTGCGTGGCGCGGGCGCGGCGGCTGCCGCCGGTTTGTTCGACGACGGCGTCTACGAATGA
- a CDS encoding alpha/beta hydrolase, whose product MAWEQFEHGWRRAPATTPAKALVVLMHGVGSNARDLMPLADIWSESLPDVAFASLDGTEAFDGGFGGRQWFSLRDVNEGNREARVVAAYPALRRMLEAELAYRQLSFDCLALVGFSQGSIMAMHHVATSAEGAAAVVAYSGRLASVIVARNGTPLTLVHGEEDGVIPVQELEYAADAFSNAGYTVDAYALPGIGHTINADGVELGKQALERALGALSRG is encoded by the coding sequence ATGGCTTGGGAGCAATTCGAACACGGCTGGCGGCGCGCGCCGGCAACAACGCCAGCCAAAGCATTGGTGGTGCTGATGCATGGCGTAGGCAGCAATGCGCGCGATCTGATGCCGCTCGCGGACATCTGGAGCGAGAGCTTGCCGGACGTGGCGTTCGCCTCGCTCGACGGCACTGAGGCCTTCGACGGCGGCTTCGGCGGGCGCCAGTGGTTCAGCCTGCGTGATGTCAACGAGGGCAATCGCGAGGCGCGTGTTGTTGCCGCCTATCCGGCGTTGCGACGCATGCTCGAGGCGGAACTGGCGTACCGGCAGCTTTCTTTCGATTGCCTTGCATTGGTCGGCTTCTCGCAAGGCTCGATCATGGCGATGCATCACGTGGCGACGAGCGCGGAAGGCGCTGCTGCCGTCGTCGCGTATTCGGGGCGGCTCGCGTCGGTGATCGTCGCGCGGAACGGTACACCGCTCACGCTAGTGCACGGCGAAGAAGACGGAGTGATCCCGGTGCAGGAACTGGAATACGCCGCGGATGCATTCAGCAACGCCGGCTATACGGTCGATGCCTACGCTTTGCCCGGCATCGGTCACACGATTAACGCGGACGGTGTCGAGCTCGGCAAGCAAGCCCTGGAGCGCGCGCTTGGGGCTTTGTCGCGCGGCTGA